Part of the Ornithodoros turicata isolate Travis chromosome 6, ASM3712646v1, whole genome shotgun sequence genome, ggagcgtgctatgcggtgaagttcatttttaagagtgcgaaaaaaaaaagggaggcaaaaaggaaaggttagcccgGCAGAAGcggacttgctattccttgtaaaaagaaaaagaaaaaaaaagagaacagaaacagaaaaggaaaaaagacgcaagcggcacatgagcagcgggggggggggggggggggggggcatgagTGCACGATCGCTCTGTACCGGACAGGTTACAGGGGCCATAGTTTTTGAATCCCGTTTCACAAATTCCTGCTCGGGCTTTCTGAAGTTGAAAGTCCAATGCAACCTGTACTGTGTTCACGTACAACGTCCTAATAAGATCATGCAAGACCGCATTCGCCATCGTCTCCAATCAGAAAGCTCTGTATGTATGGTTGAGCAGCAACGCAGTTTCTTCTGCCTCTACAATGTTGATGCTGTCATCTCTCAGAGACTTCCCGCCGAACCAGCAAGGACGTTCTACTAAATCCGCTCGACACGCTTCTTGCGAGAAACTGAAGATAAGCACCAGGGAAAGTGCCAGAATAGAGCTTCAGAACCATCTTCAGTGACCATTGAACCATTTTCAATAGAATGCGAGCATgtgaatatacagggtgggcGCTATAAAAGGtgagtcacattttcgcgcgtggcgcgatacctacttgacgGACAGGCTTCCGTTACCACAGAGCGCATAAGTTGTGCCAGAAGAGCCTccgaaaaaatcgtggttaccaggcactgcataacaaagtaaatacgaccacgcaaactttcgtcatcatgcatttcctatgcgctataccgatgtgAACACGGCGGTCCGCAAATTGTTGCGTATAGCTTACGCCTAGGGGCGCTAGCGGCGTCAAAAGCGAAAACAAATTCGTGTCGGCTGGCGCCCCTAGGCGGATTCGCGCCACGCACGAAAATGTAACTGAGCTTTTacagcacccaccctgtacatacATGATATGCCTTGTACGTGTGCTGTATGCTTACaatcggtgacgtcacaatttGAGGGCGGCGTTACTCATGCAGGATTCAGGACACATGTAAACGTTTGCCAGACACGAAGAAATTTAAAACTGACAAAAGATATCCGTAATTTTATTACAATTCTAAGGAACCTCGCGATGATTACAGTTTAGATTTTATTTAATTTGACGTCTTCCGGTCTGTTGAAAGGTACGACACAGGATACGGGTATGCACTTCCCAAATCACGTTCCCGAAATTGGTGCTCGCATAGGTTGGAGGTACGTCTGAAGTGCATGGTTCAACTCCACTCGTACCGTGTATGTGTAGTGTTTCCTAATAAGATCACGCAAGACCACATTCGCAATCAGCTCCATCCACGTATCTACATATCTATAGTTGAACTGCAATTCAACACCTTCTGCCTCTACAATGCTGATGCTGTCCGCCATCACTCTCTTCTCCCCGTAAGGCCCCTTCTGCCAGTAAGGCCTTTCCACAAAGTCCACTTCGACACGCAATCTTTTTGCGACAAACTCAAGGTAAGCATCGGGGTAACTACCATAGTACAACTTCAGAGCAACGCCCGGATAATTTGGTACCAAACTGAACTTGACGACAGCTTCACCATCCCTGCAAAAGTGCATGATTGGTCTGTCTGGACGAAGAGTATCCAACCCCTGAATGGTTTCGTTGTGGATCGAAATTCCCAACACTTCACCATCCGTCCCCGCGTATAGGTTCTTTACCGCTGGTGAGCTCTGGAGAGCCCTCTCCACTTCCTCCACGACTTTGGTGACGTCAGCAACACAGGCGGATGCAGGTTCGATCCGAGGACGGAAAGGTGCGAGTGACTTCATCGGCTGACTCCACGGTAGATGACTCCACGGAGAGCCATAGTCCCTAAAGCCAAGGACTGCCGTCGGCGGGATTGCGGTCGTATGGTCAGTGTCCCAATAGTCAGGGTCTGTTCTAGTCGGGGTTGCTGACCCTGAAAGGTAAAGTAGTTCTTGATGCCATTCACAAAAAGTGAGAGCAATATAATATTGTCACTCGTTTCAGTATTCCAGCAAGACCTCCGCGGAACGATATTCTCTTCTTCACACTCCACACCCCGAACTTTTGTATGCCAGTAGCGCCCGGAGAGTCTctagcacagttcccttagaagtcggcccaggacgcacattccccgtcagtcgtgacgttgcccacctctgtgaggccgacaacggcgagcccacCACCGCGTGACTCTCGTCTTCTTTCTTACAATGAAATATAGTAACCTACTTGTCAAGTTTGTGCTACTCACCGTTCACATTATACCACGATCCGCGTTTGGTCCACTAATATATACATCTTTGCATTTATCCCGAAGGGTTCTGCGATATATTCTCGTAATAAATCTCTCGTAATATGTTTATGTAGTATGTCGTAAagcaatatgttttccaatgtcacgtgaccaaacatgacgtcactgcacaagcctcattctCGTCATAAATCTCTCCTGCGGAACTCTTCTGGTCTGGCGGAACCGGTGGTCGTACTCAGTGCCATTGGTGTTTACGGATAGAAGTACAATGTTTTTAAATCGGCACGGATAAAATGCGGAATGAAAACGTGTGCTTCTGCGGTTTGCGCGTTATCCCCATTTTATCCGCAAATGAACGTCAGTCCCTCTGCCAACGACCACTAAGGGGACACACAATTGACAGCACGTAGTGAAATCAAAATGGTGTCGAAGTGTGCCATTCCTTGCATTGCTTGTATTGCgttgttttttattttatattatttaCAGACACAACTAAACTTGTAACTGGGCAACTGAACGTTACAGATTGCATGCGGAAAAGCAGTAGCGTTCTCTAATATAGCAGTTTCGTCATGCAGGTACTTTTCTTACAAATGCGAGGACCATCGGACGTGCGGCTTACTAAATATCCAAACGAGTGCGGTCGCGGATCTTACATACGCGGATAACACGATGATGTGGATACTGTCAACCTATATAACCTCCTGGATATCTGTCGCGTTGTCTCCCTGTATCTCGCTCTATGGGTGAAAGGTCTGTTGCACGGACATTCGCTTACATGGATACGATGCAGAAGGTGGCAGCGTCATCAACGAAACGCCGCTGATCAGCCATGCTAGCCGTCCACTGATGGCAAGAAGGCAGGACACGGACATTATCATGGTCAAGAGACTCGGCCCTCTCTGGAAATGAGATAGCGGGACGAAATGTAATGAAAGATACCGGCAAATCATATACAGTCAAAGGGGAgttaaggcctgttccgacatttAGCGATTTGCTATATAGCGCTATATTCTCCTCCTCCCAGTGCtccaaaccaataaaaaaatagCGCTTGCCGGAGTTGATCTCGTGTCAACTTTTCAGCGCTAGATTCGCGTTGGCCAATGAGGAGCTCCTTCAGCGATGACgtcgggttttcctcagacgctttcagacatatgtcggcacagttcccctagaagtcggcccaggacgcacatttccccagggcgtcagtcgtgacgttgcccacatacgtgaggccgacaacggcaagccctttcaccatcaccaccaccaccaccaccacgtcgcGCAAGTCGTggagttgttttgcttccgcatttcacggcacggCGACCGTATCGGAACAGGAGAATTTGTCATGTCTGGTAATTTT contains:
- the LOC135398269 gene encoding uncharacterized protein LOC135398269; the encoded protein is MIMSVSCLLAISGRLAWLISGVSLMTLPPSASYPWSATPTRTDPDYWDTDHTTAIPPTAVLGFRDYGSPWSHLPWSQPMKSLAPFRPRIEPASACVADVTKVVEEVERALQSSPAVKNLYAGTDGEVLGISIHNETIQGLDTLRPDRPIMHFCRDGEAVVKFSLVPNYPGVALKLYYGSYPDAYLEFVAKRLRVEVDFVERPYWQKGPYGEKRVMADSISIVEAEGVELQFNYRYVDTWMELIANVVLRDLIRKHYTYTVRVELNHALQTYLQPMRAPISGT